TGTGTGTAGTTTTAATTGAATGCAAGGAAATAGTGACATAAAAATGTTTCAGGTTTACCGTAATAGAACCTCTAAGTATAAAGAGGGCGTAATGCTACTAAATTGCATGTAAGAGCTATgtaacttggtcagtgacctcactcAATGACCCCTAACACATGTGAAAACCTTTAATTAAATATCTCTAGTAGAAATAAATAGAGATGTTTCAAGTAAGCCTTGGCCAGTGCATACATGTAACTCAGATGCCATTGCTGACACTGCATTTGGGTGAGAAGTACTGGTTGAACTATTTGGAGAATACTCAAGCTAAAAATGACATTCTTGCCtttcaaaatacaattaaaatatatctgatCTATATTGGTCCCAAAATATACAATCAAACGCTTGCATATATTTTGATCGCTCCCAATACATAGTCTATTGAAACTAAAAACTGATATCTTTAACcagtataataaaaataaaggtcaatTTCAATCAAACAAACTTAAGGATCCATCAACACTGTTTACAGATTTTTGAGTTTCATTTTGAGCTTTCTTTTTTAATTTCCCTTGTGCAAACAAGTCTGCAAATTCTGCCTCACTTTCTGCTATCAAATGATCCACAATGTTTCTTCTGTTGATCACTTCCTTCTTAAGTTTCTTCTTCCTAAATTTTGGGTCATCAAAACAGTCTACATTGTCATCTTTAAGAGTGCTGGTTTCAAGATTTACACCAATGTCACAATCCATGCTAGAGTGTCCACTTTCGCTACCTGTAAATATCTCATCAACTTCTTTGAATGGATCAAACTGATCTGGTTTATTAACTATTGCCTTATTTTCCAATGCTGCTAAGATCTTTTTGTTTGGTGACATATTGTCTTTCTTCTTTGGAGGTGGTTTTCTCAAAACTGAAGAAGTTGTAAACAAATCATCCAACACTGAAGTGTCTGTTTCTTTATTAACACTAGCAGCAGTTATTTCTGCTTTGATATTTCCTCCCAACtgaccatcatcattatcaagaTCTTCACTCTGATTAGCCAGCTGCTCCAGTATTTCTGTAGGATCTTCTGAACTCCCTGCCTTTATCAGATGTTTTCTTCTCCTGAACACCTGACTTTTCACTTCTTCATTCTCTTCATTGTCAAGGGTCAGATAGGTTGGCACAATCTGTGTATGCTTTGAAGGACCAGGTTTCACAGAGTTATGTTCCTTATAAGATCTAGATTTTACACTAGAGTTACCACCATTTGCCTTTCCTTTCCTTTTTGGGGTTACATTTCTTCCTACAATCATCTCTTCTTCTTTATCACTTTCACATTCCTTAACTTTgttcttctcctcctcctcattaTCATTTGCATAATTGATACCAACATTTCTTGCCACATTAGGTCTCTTTGTTCTTTCCATCAATCTTTGTGTGTCATTAATGGTAATATCTGTTGAAGATTTCCTGGCAGTATTTCGGCAGTTAGTTTTGCAAACTTTTCTCTTACCTTCTCCTagaattaatatataaattaaatatacaaaaccCTTTAGTAATAAAGGATACAATATACTAATTAACTGAATAAATGGCCCATATGAaagaaggtcaatgtcacggtcaAAATGATGTGTGTGTATAAATAGCGTTCAAAGACATCATTCATGCAAGACTCAAAGCTTTGCAGGAATCAAAGCTGATGTTAGTCGAAACATACTATTTTGAATTCTGAATAGGTCTAAGcaaaaacaagacatgtgttcagaaacacaatgcccctttctgcgccgctttgatttattatatttttttgattatatccctttaaaaaaatataacttcccttgtgaaaatgatctgtacctgccaaatgataaatataaattatctccctttaaagcttgttacttcccttggatttgtttttttacctttaaccttgaaggatgaccttgacctttcacctctaaatgtgcagctccatgggatacacatgcctgccaaatatcaagttgctatcttaaatattgcaaaagttatggccaatgtaaaaggaccgacagacagacagacagacagacggactgaggGACagctcaactgctatatgccaccctacgggggcataaaaataggtcAATTCAAAATGAGGTCAGATCAGTTGATCGTGTTAATAGAAAagatccatgcaagtatcaaagttTTATAGCAATTGGCAGTATATTAACAGAAACATGTCATTTTGGATTAAACAAGATTTGGACTGTCTGAATTAACCAAGTCCTAAATTAGGTCAATGTCAAGCTAAAAAATCAGATCAGGTGATGTGTTGGGCTCAAAGGCGTCATCCATGCAAGCATCAAAGCTTGTAGGAAACATTAGGGATGTAAGACAAAACGCATTATTTTTTGGTAACTTCACAATTCGGACCTTCTAAATCTGCCAAAGTCCATAACAAGGTAAATATCATGGTCAAAATGAAGGCAGGTGATGTGTTTGTATTTAGAGTGATCAAAGACATAatttatgcaagtatcaaagcttttaagACCAATCACTATGTGCCTCCCTGTATTTGAAGATCTGAAGAGGCTGGAGACATAAAAAGTACACAgacttaaaacaagagggcctgaaaggttttactatagccatataaagaaatatGCCCtaaccctggcggccatgtttttcaaccaactggcatcattttcaaactcttccaagatattattgggatgaatcttctgaaaaagtttcatgaagattggacaataaatgtggcctctagagtgttaacaagattttactatagccatatatagccatataaggaaaaatgccccgccccttggcagccataatttttcaagcaaaggttaccatttttcattccatccaagatatcattggaacaaatcttctgagcaagtttcataaagatcagaaaataaatgtggcctctagagtgttaacaaggttttactatagccatataaggaaaaatgcccctccccctggcggccatgtttttcaaccaaccggcatcattttcgaactggtccaagatattattgggatgaaccttctgactaagtttcatgaagatcagacaataaatgtggcctctagtgtgttaacaagattttactatagccatataaggaaaaattccccgcccttggcagccatgtttttccacccatcatgaccatttttgaactcgtctgagatatctataaaatcgatatttagaacaaattttatgaagattaggcaaaaaatgtgacttaacaagtgttcacaagctttttttactacataaatataaggaaaatgaccccccccccccccggcggccctgttttttaccaatccaaaccattttcaaacttaaccgtcatatccagaaaacacatattctgaccaaattttatgaagattggatcaaaaatgtgacttctagagcattcacatgttttcactaaatacatatagagaaaactgccccgccccctggcggccatgttttttcatcgatctggaccGTTTTCgtacttgtccaagatatcaatgaaaccaatgttttgattaagtttcatgatgattgggcaaaaattcttacttctagattgttcacaaggtttctatatggccatataaggaatactgccccgccccctggtggccatgtttttcaacggaccggaaccatttttgaactcaaccaacatatcatttagacaaacattttgacaaacttacatgaagattgggcatcaaatgtgacttctacagtgttcacaaggtttttctttttttttacctagtgacctagtttttgacccagcatgacccagtttgaactcagtcgaggtattaatgggacaaatgttttgaccaagtttcatgaagatcagaaaataaatgtggcctctagagtgttcacaaggcaaaatgttgacgacggacaacgcgcgacggacaaaaggcgatcacaaaagctcacaatgagcacattgtgctcaggtgagcttaaaaagtAACTTTGATATGTTTTGGATTCTCACGTAAATATCATAATGTACATTTTTCATTTCTTAAATGCATTCAGCTTAGAAAGCTCTTTAAGAAAATGTGCAGGATATTGACTTTACTTTTGACTAAAAGCCAAGGTTTAATATTAAATACCGTAGCTCCTCTAACCTAACTCTAACGACACCTGTATGTTGTGTATTTTTTTGTTCCTAAATTGTTTGGACGCGAAAACAGAAATTATTTTCAAGTGACTATAAACTTAGATTTATAACCATAGATATGGACGGTATAAGAATTCTGTGACTGAAAGTCAATCACAAAGTAAcattgaacaagagggccatgatggccctgtatggCTCCGCtgtttttttataagaaaaaggcgtgcaatgcgcatgggttgaaatgtactcaagcatgtgactttctctttctatccctcgtcccactgggcactttaagttggaagggtgagcatttttatatatgaaaaACGTTACTACAGTGTTCACttaacagacaaaaaagcccagGAATTGTCGCataggtcctttgcttataacaaaggtacatttatctctccaaaatatattgtcgttctttctatttcacatatttttagatgctgaagatcaaatctactcatgttctacaagattaatgaaagttccttcattcaatcatggaagagaactataagatgtcactacaaccaaatttggtagccctgggcccaatggttatggacaggaagatttttaaagtttgcacaaaagaggctttatataagcatatgttcagttttgtgacccccggggcagggtcaaatttgagcccaggggaataatttgaacaaatttggtagaggacaattagacgtcactacatacaaaatttagtagccctaggctctataattatgaacaagaagatttttaaagtttgcacaaaataggccttattttaacctatgttcatttttgtgatccccggggcagggtcaaatttgtccctaggggcataatttgaacaaacaaagtagagaactattaaatgtcactacataccaaatgtggtagcactaggcccaatggtcatggacaagaagatttttaaagtttgcacaaaataggctttatataagcatatgttcaattattgacccccggggcggggtcaaatttgaccgcaggggcataatttgaacaaatttgaaaaagattcaccccaggaacatttgtgagaagtttatcagaattggactttagtagtttaggagaagaagatgtttaaaaagTTAACGCATGCACGCACAggcgcacgacggacacaggaccatgacataagccccactggcctctggccagtggagctaaaaactgattaaGATAGTTCACATATAATTACCAAAGTTTTCAGAAAAAACTAAATGTTTGGATTTTTCCAAAGTTGGATAAGTCTATTCTGTGGAACCTGAAGATGGCAAGGTTGAACTCAagattgttaatttataataatttaaaagaaaaaaagcttCAACAACCAAACTCACATCAATAGAGACTCACCTGTTGCAGATTCAATGTTAGGCCTATTCTTGGAGGAGACCTTTTGAGAACTTTGCCCAACAGGATTTTTGAACACCTTCTCCAACTCGGGATGCATGTGTGTGTAATACTGTTTCAACAATGCCATTCTTTCCTCAATATTTGAACACAAGATTTGTGTGGCAAACTCTTGAATGGTCAAATCAGGGGCATGGAGTTTCCGCATTTCTTCAATCTGTCTCCTGAAAGGGGAATATATGAAGAAAGCAATATTTGTAATAGTGGGATTTCCAGATAacaacaagagatttgtttgtaagaaacacaatgccccctattgctccgctttgaagccataaatttgacctttgaccttgaacgatgaccttgaccttgatccactcaaagtgtgcagctccatgagatacacatgcatgccaaatatcaagttgctatcttcaatattcaaaaagttatgaccaaactaaattaacgaaggttaaagttttaggaacgaacaatactatgatatttgacctttgaccttgaagcatgaccttgaccttgacttttcaccactcaaaatgtgcagctccatgagatacacatgcattccatatatgaagttgctatctttaatattgcaaaaaaaagtttaaccaaggtaaaagttttgtgacacacacatacaataactgactgattgacagacagacatgccaaaaacattataccccccgatcttttgatccgggggaataaaaacATGCACAATGCTATGCTTGTGAAAACTCTAATTTATGGCATGTGTGTTCTCAGCCACCTTTATTATCCAATATAACCTATATGCCTCCTTAAATACTAGATTTACCAAGCTCTACAAAGatacaaattattaataattCATCAATTCAGCTTTACAGTAACCAAATGGGGATATGcatatatttttccaaataatattgaaaaagggACATAACAAATAAGTTAAGTATAAGTAACACACACACAaagcatattaaatgaacatgTCATACATTTTGAAAGCTCTTGGTGTTTGACCAATCAAAACTTTTGCTGTGTCGGTGACCTCTGACCTCACAGCATTGATGTCGTCTGCTGCTCTCCGACCTCTACCTTGAACTTTCTGCACTGAATCTTTCTCATCATCTGAGGACTGTGGAAACAATAACATGTCATTTATAAGATGAAAAAAACTGTCAGAAACACAACTTTGGATAAATTACAAAGGAAGTTAGTAACTTgtgattttttaatacaaaaagaacattttttccCCAACAAGAAGAGAAAAAAATCTTAAACCATCGTAAATCATTTCTTTGTATTTCAACATTGTAATGTATGAAACACAGCTTTTAAACATGTGAACAAATGTTTCAATTTAGACCTTGATCCTACACAATTGCCAGTAATAACCATTTAACTTATCAACTATGAGCAACATCAATTATTGCAGTCAtttataaaaatcataaaaatgttgtCAAGCTCATCCACCAAAAATTCTTAAACAACCCACCATTTGCAAGGGTTCGCACTGTACAGCGAGGTCCTGTGAGTTCTGGTGCAGCTCATAGACGTCCGAGATAGCGCACTTGGTCATGTGATCTTCCGCTCGACTGCCCCCCACCACCTTGACATTCTGGTGAATGTGCACCACACCACAGTCATCTGTACAGGTAAGTGTGGACACTGCTTATTCTTTATATGGTAGGTTTATTATGCTATGaagtaaaacaagggacaaaattgtcacaaaaccaggttttcaatgtgaaaaaagtctgataaagggagacaactcaaactgaactgattgtttacaattaaccccctttgtttcaaaataaatctattttaagttgtggcaaccttgaccttggagatattgactaattctttcgtgtgacatcacgtcccatgatggtgaacaaatgtgccaattgattttaaaatctcacaatgaacgacaaagttatggcccggacaagcttgttcagcccgcccgcctgccagccTGCCCGCCCAcagacattcaccaatctaataaccagttttttccttcggaaaacctggttaaaaacaaaacaagaaagagCTTTGTCAGACAAAACAATAGTACCAAACAGGGTTAATGTTGTCAGAGTAAGAACAGGATCTCCAAAGGTTTCATCAATCTAGCCATTTTACTTTTAAGGTTCCTGATTTAAGTTGTCAATTATTCTTGTAAAAAATATTAGCCTGAAAAACAAATACTGATATTACAAATATATTCCCCTCATGGCCATTAATCCACATGCCTAGTTTCATCAACCCAGTTTTCGCACTTTTGTTGCAAGGTTTAATTTGTTTCTTAAACCATAGCAATCACATTTTTTGTCTGGCTTAAAAACCTGAAGTaccattttctttattttgaaacaatAGTTTTCTCCCAGAAGTGGCCATTTGCCCTCAAACTTAGTGAGGTGAAAGATATTGGCTATTAGATTGGATACATCCTTATCCTGGGAATATAGAGAACATACATCAGATACATGTACATCTAGGATTCACTAACCAAACACATCAGAGACATCTGCAAATGTTCCAGCCAGCGTCTGGTCAATCTGAAAGTGATCCTCTTTCTCAAACTTGTCCTCAAAAAGGGCTGGCCCCTTTCTTTTTAAGGGCCCTTTTCCTGTTTTACTCTGGTTTGGCTTTACTTTCCCACCAACTCGATGTTCAAAAGTAACTTTTGTATGAGTTTTAGAAGATGTCGCAAGTTTTTCTTCATTATCCTCATCGTCTGTATTCTCTTCTTCATTGTCAATTTCAATTgcttttcttttattttctttAGCATGGGTTGGCAATTTCGTTTTCCCTTTTTCCTGATTAATAGGATTTGGAATTGAATCTTTATTATCAGGATCAGATGTATAGTCGATAACATCATCAGagtctaaaataaaataacttgataATCACTCAAACAAAGACTGTGAAAGAAATGATggaaaaaagtttattattaCTATCTGAGTTTAacttatttcatttaagaaaaaacATCATCATACGCATAATGTGTTTTGCCTTAATCTTCTCACATGTTCCATACCACCCTTTAAATTGTCAAAGACATATTACaattctcttaataaaatataacaaccaTTTAAATAAACTCTTAAATATATGTAACCAAACgataaatgaatttttaattataaataacaaatattccTTTTTAATAAAGTATAATTATAACAATGTTGTATGTCAACACATGCCTGCAGAATATAcgacaaataataataattaagcaGTGCATTGCAAACTTTACAATTTGATACATAAAACATGTGTCAATTGGACATGGATGCCCCCACATTCCAAATTGTCTCAAAACTCAACTTatctcaataaaaataaatgcatctttacatggcaaagttatggctggGACTAGAGTGACAATTCATCACTTATACCATTTTGGACCTATTATTTTGCAGTGTGTCCCTTAATGTTGGAAGTCCAATTTTTGCCTGTGACCTACCGGAACCCACTTATCAAGGTTAAAATTTGTGCTAAGGTATTTAAAGATCACTCATACTAGTGAAACGTTATGGCTTGGCCATGAATGACAAGATtcaaattgagtcgcgttctgaaaaaactgggcataatgcatgtgtgaaaagtgtcgtcccagattagcctgtgcagtccgcacaggctaatcagggacaacactttccgcttttatgacatttttcgttttaagtcttttcttagcaaaaatccaatttaggcggaaagttttctcagaacacgacacaatatACTATGTCCATCCTATGACATCTGTAAGTGACCTTGTCCTTTGCGATGGCACCTAGTTCTTGCATGCAATACATCCTCTCATCTAGATTTACATTTGAGCCAGTTTATTTTTGAATCAATCAATatatgaaaaagttatggctgaTACAGGAGTTTTGGGGCTTACATCCGCACAGCCGTATGTACAAACACACAAACCGTGATCTGTTGTACAACACTCTTTTAGGGGTCATAAAGTATTAGAACTTTGTGGGATGTGATCAAGGCATTAGATTACAATATTTCGCTTATGAACCTTGTTCAGAGAAGAACTGAGCCAGGATATCGTGATCTGGTTGCTGGTTGTCATGCGAGGTCTCATCATGAACGACATCCTCATATTCCTCATCATCTTCCACTCGGACCACAGGTGGGATGTACTGCACTGTCTCAAAGCCTTCAAGAGCTGACTCAACCCTCTCATTGCGCTATAAATATCGGAAGTACACGTAAATCAAATGCTTTTCTTTTTTGGAAACAGAAAATAATAAGTTGCCTGCTTTGTAACTgggaaataaaatgtacatgtaaaaaaaaaaaaaaatcatcttatTTATAAACTGGTAAATGTTTCAATCAACCCATGTAaattagcaattttttttttaaacaaatgatttgtGTTTTTGGAAACATCCAGacaaaacaggctaatctgggatgccacttcacgcagatatgagttgtgttctgagaaaattgggcttaatgcaggtgcgtaaagtgtcatcccagattagcctgtgcagtccgcacaggctaatcagggaggacactttccgctttaatggtatttttcgtttaaaggaagtccctttttactgaaaatttagttattgcggaaagtgtcgtccctggttagcctgtgcagactgcacaggctaatttgtgacgacactttacgcacatgcattatgcccagttttctcagaacaagacacatgcgTTTACCTTGAGAATATCCCTTGTAAAGCAAGCCTCGCCAGTACGCAGGGAGAACATGTTCTTGATTCCAAACAGCTCCCCCTTCTGGTGCTTGCTGCCCTGCACTGCGTAGAAGTACCTGCGGGCATTCGTGTCCTCAACTGTCACATTGAGCAGTTgctgaaaaatattaaatacattacttTATGCTAACTGTTGGTGCGTTCATTTTATGCCATTTTTCAGTCTCTATATCTTATGCTATTTTCAACCAAATTTATGCTATTTTTCAGTCTTTTTCTTTCATGCATATATACACTAACAACACTTAGCATGCATAAAATGCACATTATGCACATGTTGATTTAATCACAAGGAATTGCCAGATATTGATAGTACCTGcgctgtttttcatttatttatatcttaCCTTAATCAGTAATGTTTTACAAATTTCATGGGCTTTTTTGATTCAGTTAATATTATTGCTATTGAAAACAAATTCTTAATAGTTTCATTTATAACATCAGCCATATAAACCTGAAAGCCCCAATGTTAACATATCATTCCAAACCTGCTTATAGATCTGTCTAAGGTACATGTTTTCCTCAATGGTTCCCGTTGAAACGAGCCTGTACACCTGCACATCACGCCTCTGTCCTATCCTGTATGCCCGGTCCTGGGCTTGTAGATCATGGGTGGGGTTCCAGTTGGGGTCAAATATCACTACC
This sequence is a window from Dreissena polymorpha isolate Duluth1 chromosome 16, UMN_Dpol_1.0, whole genome shotgun sequence. Protein-coding genes within it:
- the LOC127861404 gene encoding DNA excision repair protein ERCC-6-like 2, which produces MDDSPVWAVGDKCLSPYSGDGKLYSGKISTLKRSAAGIFATVRFDGYGEDDSEDVDVKKLKLVPEKHLDKEKLPKRDTSGGLFSPLQGGQPSNPQHGRYDSDDEEDCLLLLKTERLSGIILEDKLNKSVTPSSHNRKTAKKNCHDDDDHRNNDREIRTPRRRKPKLEILGGQAKYPEQELRSSRKLSDLSSNLEERAVKKALTSPTSDNTTQETDTTNENESDITDKFAGFDDDDLTKPKFSYQPESAKIAMLLSQEGESPVVEVPANLNQFLRDYQREGIRFLYDHFKQNRGAILGDDMGLGKTIQVIGFISALLGKKGDKCDVLRQKPRFIRELSDTVYQAGPYSGPFLIIGPGCVLYNWLEELDTWGHFSVRKFHGSDKDDCLREVRRGKVEIVVTTFETFRDHQESLNSVDWTAVIVDEVHKIKELNAKATQALRKIPTPRRFGLTGTALQNNLKEFFSILDWARPGCLGRLQDFETDFVKPMELGQRHDANKRELAMARRQKERLADIRKGMMIRRLKTLISDQLPKKDDSVVFCRLSQLQTSIYKTILSHPHMASVLHSEDPCVCDSGQPQGMCCNKTAADGISVKSLRFTFMHLLLKTANHVALLIPTLKTSERQVKTAQEICKIAFKNHPEFVTQTCEAAFRTLSDPKYCGKMKVLQGLLNVFSKDYSKVLIFSYATQVLDIIEQYLMSTGYEYRRIDGTVSSKRRMVVVREFNTDPNIFICLISTKAGGLGLNLTGANKVVIFDPNWNPTHDLQAQDRAYRIGQRRDVQVYRLVSTGTIEENMYLRQIYKQQLLNVTVEDTNARRYFYAVQGSKHQKGELFGIKNMFSLRTGEACFTRDILKRNERVESALEGFETVQYIPPVVRVEDDEEYEDVVHDETSHDNQQPDHDILAQFFSEQDSDDVIDYTSDPDNKDSIPNPINQEKGKTKLPTHAKENKRKAIEIDNEEENTDDEDNEEKLATSSKTHTKVTFEHRVGGKVKPNQSKTGKGPLKRKGPALFEDKFEKEDHFQIDQTLAGTFADVSDVFDDCGVVHIHQNVKVVGGSRAEDHMTKCAISDVYELHQNSQDLAVQCEPLQMSSDDEKDSVQKVQGRGRRAADDINAVRSEVTDTAKVLIGQTPRAFKMRQIEEMRKLHAPDLTIQEFATQILCSNIEERMALLKQYYTHMHPELEKVFKNPVGQSSQKVSSKNRPNIESATGEGKRKVCKTNCRNTARKSSTDITINDTQRLMERTKRPNVARNVGINYANDNEEEEKNKVKECESDKEEEMIVGRNVTPKRKGKANGGNSSVKSRSYKEHNSVKPGPSKHTQIVPTYLTLDNEENEEVKSQVFRRRKHLIKAGSSEDPTEILEQLANQSEDLDNDDGQLGGNIKAEITAASVNKETDTSVLDDLFTTSSVLRKPPPKKKDNMSPNKKILAALENKAIVNKPDQFDPFKEVDEIFTGSESGHSSMDCDIGVNLETSTLKDDNVDCFDDPKFRKKKLKKEVINRRNIVDHLIAESEAEFADLFAQGKLKKKAQNETQKSVNSVDGSLSLFD